One part of the Vicia villosa cultivar HV-30 ecotype Madison, WI linkage group LG6, Vvil1.0, whole genome shotgun sequence genome encodes these proteins:
- the LOC131614861 gene encoding uncharacterized protein LOC131614861 — MSIPPNFCGFKKLLELHLVCVTFDSVALESFMSGSPFLEKLCIEYCDGFEYLDISSPTLKVLLLEIIHDVKSICLKNAKNLIDFTLDANHNSLSDLIKSLPKIKRFSLFIWKKSYNYDDTTQVLGPSKELECLSCCCLKLQTVNIYVDVSAQHAMSLIKFILANSPLLKTLTFNIFEESEAVNAVMFFGISQDLLLMERASPRARVKFKHSPYPLFW, encoded by the exons ATGTCAATTCCACCTAATTTCTGCGGTTTTAAAAAATTGCTTGAACTTCACTTAGTTTGTGTTACATTCGATTCCGTAGCACTTGAGAGTTTTATGTCTGGTAGTCCATTTCTTGAAAAGCTCTGCATTGAATATTGTGATGGTTTTGAATATCTTGATATTTCTTCTCCTACTCTCAAAGTCTTATTACTAGAAATAATTCATGATGTGAAGTCAATTTGTCTCAAAAATGCCAAGAATCTGATTGATTTTACACTCGATGCTAATCACAACAGCTTATCTGATTTGAtcaaaagtttgccaaaaattaAGAGGTTTTCTCTGTTCATATGGAAAAAG AGTTACAACTATGATGATACCACACAAGTGTTGGGCCCTTCAAAGGAGTTAGAATGCCTTAGTTGTTGCTGCCTTAAACTTCAGACCGTCAATATCTATGTTGATGTTAGCGCTCAACACGCAATGAGTTTGATAAAGTTCATACTTGCAAATTCTCCATTGTTAAAGACTcttacttttaatatttttgaggaatcagaggcaGTTAATGCAGTTATGTTTTTCGGAATTTCACAAGACTTGTTATTGATGGAACGAGCGTCACCCAGAGCACGGGTTAAGTTCAAGCATTCTCCTTATCCACTATTTTGGTGA